A part of Primulina eburnea isolate SZY01 chromosome 10, ASM2296580v1, whole genome shotgun sequence genomic DNA contains:
- the LOC140842586 gene encoding ras-related protein RABC2a-like, producing the protein MASSGQGQSNFDLSFKILLIGDSAVGKSSLLVTFISNAVDDLSPTIGVDFKIKFLTVGGKRLKLTIWDTAGQERFRTLTSSYYRGAQGIVLVYDVTRRDTFRNLSDVWAKELELYSTNENCVKMLVGNKVDMESEQVVSREEGLALAKELGCLFLECSSKTRVNVEQCFEELTQKIMEVPRLLEEGSTVVKRNILKKKQEQRTPPNGGCCSS; encoded by the exons ATGGCTTCTTCTGGTCAGGGGCAGAGCAACTTCGATCTGTCTTTCAAGATCTTGCTCATCGGAGACTCTGCTGTCGGCAAAAGCAGTCTGCTTGTTACTTTCATCTCTAATGCTGTCGACGATCTTTCCCCTACCATTG GTGTGGATTTTAAGATCAAGTTTCTCACAGTTGGAGGGAAAAGGCTGAAACTTACAATTTGGGACACGG CTGGACAAGAAAGATTCAGGACATTGACAAGCTCATATTATAGAGGTGCTCAAGGGATCGTTCTTG TTTATGATGTGACAAGAAGGGATACATTTAGAAACTTGTCGGATGTGTGGGCAAAAGAACTGGAGCTCTACTCCACCAACGAAAATTGTGTCAAGATGCTTGTCGGAAATAAAGTTGATATG GAATCAGAACAAGTTGTGAGCAGGGAAGAAGGGCTTGCCCTGGCGAAAGAGCTTGGCTGTCTATTTCTTGAATGCAGCTCTAAAACTCGAGTAAATGTGGAGCAATGTTTTGAAGAACTCACGCAGAAG ATTATGGAGGTTCCTCGACTTCTTGAAGAAGGATCAACGGTAGTGAAGAGAAATATCTTAAAAAAGAAGCAAGAACAGCGGACACCGCCCAATGGTGGTTGTTGCTCCTCCTAG